The window GCTTTTTCCGGCACTGAACAAGCGGTGGAAACAGGTGGCAAAGTCAGAAAAATGAAGAGAAGAAGACAACAAAAGGTTTTATTTGAAGTGGTAAAAGTTCTTTAATACCACAAAATCGACCGTATTTATAGATGAAGCGGTGACGGTTCGGTGGCACTAGTGTCCGACCGTCGTTGGCACGCATCTAATATTTTAGGGAAGCGTGTTGACATGACATTTTCGATCACTTCGAGCGCCTACGTCACGAGTATGATGTCATCATAAGAGACTCGGGAAAATCGAGGTTCCAATCGTTTCTTATCATATTATTCTAAGAAatacggggactatctgtatacggtcgaattCGGGTACGCCCGAATTCAATGGCTCGAGGGTTCACTTTAAGACCAAGTTCAGGAAAGATCGAGTTTGAGCTCGATGGATCAGACTCGAGCTCGAAGAAAGAATGCAATGTCCAAGGATCGAAGGGCTTGGGGAAAATCGGAGCCAAGCATGACCGGCTCCGAGACAGTGCTGTTACGAGTTTGTTACGAAAGGGCAAGATCTTCTCCATGTCCCCaaagatcatggcgtaaattaCGGAATAGATTTGTACGAATCAGTACAAATCCGTATTAGGCGGTTATACAGCTGTCCCAATAGGATTTCTTAatgtaaatagaaatataccccctattatataaaggagaccccaatcatttgtaacatgATCTAATCATtagcaaagaatatactctctacttttctctTTTACTGTTCATCAAAAACATCCTATACttttattgttcttactttattGCTCTTAGTTCATCTCGAGGTTGctaatacccaattttttctcatatattttaatacatatatatactttcaaaatagcacatatgtagttataagcatgcataagcatttttataatttttctataattcttAAAACctccaaattgatttatttcttctttttttatttataaaatttccaataattacctttcaaattactttttgtggtgatttagtcatctaaattctttatttacgtcaaaatagtgtttaaacatttttagtgtatttttgtaattaaatttacatttttaaagctaaattgcacatctttgcaataatagccctactaatgcataattgcattattgatgcataaaatggtcttttatatttttaaaatgttaaaagactattttaaattattttagtacatgaaagtattttttagaaattatttattatttttataaattatataactattaaaagtggctatttaaaatctagcctattttattttcaattgcAGCCCCAATTTAACCTAACTACCAGCCCAATCCCCAAttaaattacccagcccaaaccctGAGGACCCAATCCGGCCTTGATACGCTTTAATCTCGGTCGTTGATCATAAAGATCAACGACAACAACaacccttcctaaaataaacccaaaagacccGCCCAAACCCTATCATTCTACACTACCTGCCGCCCTGAAACCCCTCTCTGCTATCAAAcgctctcaaacctaaccctaaccAAACCTCACTGACCCTCATCCATGGTTGTTTACGATGATCTCTTACCACCTCACAGGCCTCAAATGGTCTCTCTCACGTTATTCTTGCCATCTCCAGGGTCCTCAAGGGACTAGGGCTAGTTGGCTTGCATCTATGGTTCCTTTCTCGCCTGTTTCAGGCCATTCCAGTGtattccgagtaagatcgtcctatattgactacgatctatgggtttcttagcatgtttcttcacctctgtgttgttctcttcgaaaccctaatttctcttctaaacctcttagatctgtacagatctaagatgaTTTGGGTTTGTTTCATGTGAGTTTTACAACGACCTTGAGGTTttttacaagaatcgtatgattttcaagtgattttcatctttttctaaactagggtttccggaatttcttttacaaaatgtTTGATGACTTTTTTGTGTTTAATCTTCCGCTTCTCATATGTTTTGACTGATTTTATAAGTCCGCTACAATCTTAGCTCGCTTAtactgaaagccctaattttttggggttcttcgtttggtttctgAGTACTGGTATATCTGAGTGTGTTCTTGCTTTGGGTTCTTatgatttctcatgattttcttgtcctaatatgcttctactgaATTTCTTAGTTCAACCCTTTCACTGATTCTATATGCTTGTGTTCATCCTGACTGTTCATGTCAAGACCTATATCTTACTCATTGAATCAGTGTCGTCTAACTTTTGTTTTGTTGAAGTTATGTGTCGATTCCCGACTATTCATGTCTTGCCTTATTTTATATGCTAAACTTGCTGACtctttcatgactttctctttgattgaacctCTAATTATTCTGAATTCCTTATTTTCTGGGTTTGATTTGAACACTTTCCCTTAAACTTCTGATTCTTACCTCTCTACTCGATTTGATTGAATTACTTGCTTTAATTAATTTTCCCTTGCCTTGTTTTAATTTTGCTGATTCTTACTGATTGTTTCCTTAACTGAAACTTCtgttcatttacccctaattacctactacATACACAAGccttacttgattcttttccttaaatacctAGCATGATTTACCGTTGATttgattatcccttgattaagggaagGACTTGCTGATTTACATATGTGATTGATCTCTCACCTTATTTGTTAAGCTTcgattactatataaaccccctctTATTTTAAGTTCTAAAACAACGAACGATAGTTCAAAACCCCCTACCTTTTACACTCTAAAAGGCTCTCTTTCTGCTCTTTGTTACTTGTGATCTTTGCCAttctagccggctgcaagccaaggctggaaGTTGTACACTACATTTTTCACATCTTATGTTTTTAATTCTTTAACTaggtatgcttctgattaatttttaagaatcaaacctatgtgtttacttaTTGCTTTAGTTCATATGGCTTAAGTCTGTTCATATTTCTGTCTACTGCTTATCCGAGCATGTTTAATATTGCCCATTCAAACCTATGATTAGTAGGTTTCCACTTTACTTGCTTGTTTGTTATATTGTTTAGCATGTCTGCATATGTTTGGCCTAACTACTGTCTTTCTTAAACTCTGATTCTATATAATTAGCATGCCTCCATTATTGATACTTGCCCAACATGCTCATTTAAGTCCTTGCATGTTCTGTTCCTACTAAGTCAGTCAATTTTTTTAAAGCAATTCTAGATGTGTGATGCATGTTTCTGCTGTGATCTTTGTTGCATATGTAGAACCCCCTCAAAACTTCCTATGTCCTGTCGTTTGTATGCTCCATTAAGAGATACCCTCTATGTTTCCAACCCCTATCCCCTTTGTGCGAAAGTTGTTCATGAAACTTGTTCTATGACTTGGTTTTGATTGCCAATGGTTTTCTTCACATCTTTCCTCAAACTGTTTCAGCACTAATGGTTTTCAAAAGTTCTTTTTTAGTCTTAAGACCTTTCTATTAAACTCTTTCAATTGTTATGCACCTCCACTTattcttagaatactaggttctgcccctctgacatgtgtactgccttgagatctctctgaactctggcatgtcagagctggcctttccacactgcacctaagtcagttattatttgagaaaaggtctaggtgtgagcactgcccgggatccttgagatccttagggaactctgacacacctagacacgaaattgtctatggaactttggcatttgaggccattggaggcttgggaagTCATTTGGGACTACTGCAGACTCCCTATAGATTAATTCctgtttatttatgtatttttatttaattcattggCCTATAATAATTATCATAAACAACATttgggtgattagtgaaaaagggtgggtagttatatatgttgggtaaatcggatagataccatgcctatagggttgtgTTAATTCAATGTGTTTGCCATGTTTGCTTTTCTTCCacaatattagaaatcatgtctataggatctaaatggctttaataatagagatcatgcctatatggttaaaatcagctttataattagataccatgcttataggaattaaaatcagctctaatagaaatcatgcctatagaacttaaaaccagtttagtttaattcatgtttattcattttgaATTGGTTTAATTAATCTGTCCGCTTCTCTAAATAAGTTTTTTTGAATACCGCCTTAAATTAATACCGCTAGAAAGCATGTATATAGGATCTCAGGTTGTCTGCTTAAAATCAATCACTGTTTTACTGAATtcctaatagatatcatgcttttaGGACGTCACTGTTGTGcgcttaggcaagcctatagggcgattaaaCTCTGCAACTATAAAAACTGCGTTTGTTATTTTAAAAACTGCTCACATTcaacaggtctaaaatcagtaagCAAGCTAATAGGTTTTTGACACTTGGTCCTAATTCATGTTGTATACTTCTTGCTCACCTAGATATTatgttctaagttttattaaatACCTGAAACAATTGATTGAGACGTGCACTTGTTTGTCCTACTTGTGGAGGTAAAAATATGAGCCATTATTTGTTCATTCTTTATGTatagtcctaattgttttgattgacgtttagacttttctcctttaaataacttaggatggtctagaactgtccaaaaatagaggtcctaaaataccgccaaggccacgaggaagggacgggtaatgcatGCATAGGACATTTTCAAGGTTGTTAGAACGCTTTaagctatgaccaaggggagggaattgggtaataaggatatgatgactacgcgctaatgtcacgtgtagcccatcattgaggagtgattatcgggcattgtgtggggtgatcctgtaggctaaccaacctaggacccatTTTTCCCAATTCCCGATGTTTAAACTTTACCTTTCTCtatatatgtgcaacttgttcaagtcttttccttttgtctcattactcgagtcatacaatgtccaaaacatgcctttatttgcaagtatgtgtttaaattatttatttgtcaaaaggactaattcataagtataagttcggtcgggacccaccgttgtggaccgagaggggtgcctaacaccttccccttaaggtTATTTCGAGCGCTTACCCTAATAGCCCGTTTGGcgaagctgcaaaaatcagcttattttgagaagagctttttttcaaaaatatttttctcaaaagtacttttggtgagaagcagtttgtgtttggctaattagtttgaaaagcacttctgagcagcaattagtgtttggccaagctttaaaaaactgcttctaagtgtatttttctcaaaagtgcttctcaaaaaagtacttttggagagaaactacttttttctgcttctccaaaactgcttctgcttcttctcaaaagcactttttttccttccaaaagcttggccaaacacctcaatttttggccaaaagtgcttttggccaaaaaaagcacttttggccaaacaggctataaatctctggtaatgcaaactagtctaagagttaatcgctctaggtgccctaatgcaccataatccgttaggtggcgactcttcaaaacccaaatcccaaaaggaaacgagttactGCCCCCATGAACGTCGGAACCTGGACCTCTCTCCGCatagggaaaaaagggggcgcgacagagGTCATCACTGCTGAGTAatattggtttgattcacttatttctttcatttctacttcatatttcttgattattaatttgTATTGAACTAAATTACATATCTTTAAAActacaaatcaaatttaattgttactcgtatttttgaggtaaacaatTAAGTATTCATTTTTCCAATTAATCAACATCAACTACAGAACTGCGAATTTCCAAAACCTTTTTTTATTGGTTTAGTCTATGCTACAGACGTAATAGGGAAGAAGGGGTCAATTTGTAATTGTTTTAAGAAAAATCAATTGTTCGAACTTGCTTTGCCATTTCCCAGAGAAAAGTCCAAGTTTGAATAAGTTTCGCTATTTTGATATTACTACAACGTTTAATGAGTTTGCCATTTGTACACCGCAGGGATAAATTTTTTTAGATTAAAGAATCTTGCAACAATGGGTATATAGTAAAGTTAAACAGGTAACctaacaaataaaataatttaggTGTAATGGCTTCCTGACTACTTAAACTTGTAGGGATTTTGAAAGCCAATACACGAATTTTGAATTTTTCCATTTGAACACTCCAACTTGACAAAAtggataataataaatatatttgaCCGTTGACCATGCCTATGTGGAAGCACTATCGCTGACATGGCTAAACCGTGTGCAAATCACGCTCCCAAAACACGTGAATAGTATTGtttttacttaaaaaaaattagaattagaataaaatataaataaaaaagaaaaatgaaaaagaaaaaaaaagacttttccaattttttcatcTTCCCAGGTGTCCACCATGGATTAAGTGATGCTATAGTAAGTGATGCTACGAACTTCACCAGACCATGCCGGAGCATGTAAGTTCAGAATCCTAGTGAAAAAGGCTGAGTAGAACTAGAGGGTGCATTGGCATTTGGTCGAACACTGTTATATGAACAGTGCGTAGAATGACCATTTTGGATATTCGAAAGATTTGGCCCATGTAAGGTCTGGTTTGAAGGTTTGGAAACATTCTCCTGAGGAGCAGGAGTAGTTTGGCATTGGTTTTGAGTCCTTTGGTTTGCCTGATCACCTTGCCCGGTCAACTGGTGAAGTTTTGAGTTTTCAACTTGGTGGTGATGGTTGATTTCTTGAATGGATTGAGCTGAATCTTTGCATAGAGGATCCATGGATGTAGTAGAAGGAATTCCAATTGGAAACTGGTCTCCAATTGGCCCAGAATTGATAGGGGCATTTCGTCGAACACCTTGCTCAACCGGACTGCCTGAGCTTTTGGATTGTAAAATTGGAGGAATTGGTTGGTACCCATATGAAATTGGAAGTGTAGGAGCATTCTCCTCGTCAAGGCGAACATTTTGGTACCTTTCTTTTCCAATTTGGATACCTGGATCACCTTGCGCATTCATTTTTGCCTCATCGGAGTTCTGCTGCTCGTCGGAGGGGACGATTCCCACGGTGGAATTGTCGAACTATGTTTCAGgcgttttttttttcctttttgtatttgttatttttttttcttctgattttgtatttaaaaatggGATCCACAAATAACACATGGCAAGTAATAAATAGCTTAGCATGATGTGTTGTACATGTCAGCGCAATTGATATACACGCTCTAGTGAATGTGTTTATTATTATCCATTTTGTCAAGTTGAAGTGTTCAAATGGAAAAATCTAAAGTTCGTGTATCGGCTTTCAAAAGccctacaagtttaagtggctagGAAGTCATTACGCCAATAATTTAATATATCATCGGTGTATATAAGTTAATCCAACTATAGGTAAAAATCATTTGGGCTGCGTTTCTCTTTCCTAATACGTCTCTTCTTGTTCCTTAACTGTAGCCATCCCTGCCCCTCTACTCCAGAGGGTTGTTGAAACGCACTCTAGCTGTGGCGATGGTGGTGGTAAGGGTGTGAAGGTAATGTAGCAATGAAAATGGGTTTTGTTGCTGGCCCATGGACGGAGCTTTTGTGCGCAGAGGATTTTGAGAAAATGGTTTTGTTGCTGGGTAATTTTGTTGACAAAATGGGATtcatttgagttttttttttttttttttaaattagtttTTATGCTGAAAACCTACTTCCAATTTTTATACTCAATTCGCTTTACAGACCCACCCTTTAATTTAACCATCCATTCCcctcattttttttattcttcaatttttacttttatttttcctCATTTTTGGAATTGGGGTGAAGGAGGTGGCATGGTGTTTTgatatgaagaaaaagaagaatgtaaagaagaaaaaagaaaatgaaaagaaaaataaaaagattctGAAGGGGAGTGGGTCAGGAATAGGTTAAATTAAGGGTGGATTTGTAAAGGGGATAAAGTATTAAAATTGGGGGTTTTTCAGCAGTTCATGCGGTGCCACGTTTACCTCCATAAGATTAGGGGTAAATTTGAGCAGTTGTATAAGGGCACGGGTAGCTGTAGACGAATACTCACATGGAGGATAATTTTATATACTATTTCCGACAGTACATAGGTATATTTAACCCTTTTTCCGAAAGTAAAAGGATAAGCTTTTTCCAATTATTCACTACGATGAGCTGTCAAAGTACATGAAGCAAAAGGCACACCAAACACATACCCTACATGAATTTATCGTTTATTTCGGTCCCTTTCTACACTCCCAACTACCCTTCATCTCTTGCCTCAAATTTTCAGCTCAGAAAGTAATGAATATTCAAGAAAGAAGACCCCATTATGAGGTCTTTGTTCTTTCGTTGGGTGAAAAGTCATACTCTTTAAAAAGAGAAATGACAGTTCTGTTTTTTCTTCTTCGTATGACTGTCAACTGTGTTAATAGCAAACATAATTGTACGAATTACAAGTAATTAAATCCACTggcaaaagagaaaaagataagGTCATTCAACAACAAGTTAGTGTACTCTGATCATTCTAGTTTGTATATTACTCTTAGCATTGAACAGGTAAAACTAAGAGCTTTCAGAAATGGATATTGGCTTAACAGTTGGTGGTGCATTTCTCTCTTCACTTCTGCAAGTTCTCTTTGATAGGCTTGCTCCTCAAGGTGAGCTGCTGAAGATGTTTCAAAGGGGCAAGCATGATGTTTTGCTGTTAAAGAAGCTGAGGAGGACTTTGCGTGGTCTTAAGATTGTGCTAAATGATGCAGAGAATAAGCAAGCATCAAATCCAAATGTGAGCGAGTGGCTTGATGAACTTCGGGATGCTGTGGACAGTGCTGAAAacttaatggaagaaatcaattaTGAAGTTCTGAGAGTTAAGGTGGAAGGTCAGTATCAAAATCTTGCAGACACAAGCAACCAGCAGGGAAGTGACCTCAACTTGTGCTTGAGTGATAAATTTTTTCTTTACATAAAGGACAAGTTGGTAGATACCATTGAAACATTGGAGGAGTTGCAAAAGCAAATTGGCTGCCTTGGCCTAAATGACCATCTTGACTCGGGTAAACAAGAAACTAGAAAACTTTCAACTTCTGCGGTTGATGAATTTGATATCTTTGGTAGGcagaatgaaataaatatattggttGACCGTTTATTGTCTGATGATGCAAATGAAAAAAAGTTGACTGTAATTCCTATTGTTGGAATGGCAGGTGTTGGCAAGACAACACTTGCAAAAGCTGTTTACAATGTTGAGAAGATAAAAGATCATTTTGATTTGAAAGCTTGGATTTGCGTGTCTGaaccatatgatatttttagaataATAAAAAGGTTACTTCAAGAAATTGGTTCATCCAACTTGTTGGTTGATAACAACCTAAATCAGCTTCAGATCAAATTGAAGGAACACTTAAAGGAAAAAAAGTTTCTTATTGTTTTAGACGATGTTTGGAATGACAACTACAACGAGTGGGATGACTTGAGAAATTCTTTTTCACAAGGAAAAAATGGAAGTAAGATCATCGTGACGACGCGTAAGGAGAGTGTTGCCTTGATGATGGGTAGTGGGCCAATTAACGTGGGAACTTTGTCTACTGAAGTCTCTTGGCCTTTATTCAAAAGACATGCATTTGAAAATAGGGATCCTAAGGAACATCCAGAACTTGAAGAGGTAGGAAAACAAATTGCAAAGAAGTGCAAAGGTTTGCCTTTAGCACTAAAGACGCTTGCTGGTTTGTTGCGCTCCAAATCAGAGGTTGAAGAGTGGACACGTGTTTTGAGAAGCGAAATATGGGAACTGCCGGATAACAGCATATTACCAGCGCTGATGCTGAGCTACAATGATCTTCCCATGCATTTGAAGCAATGTTTTTCCTATTGTGCAATATTTCCCAAAGATTATCCATTTTGCAAAAAACAAGTCATTCAACTCTGGATTGCTAATGGTCTCGTACAACAGTTGCAAAAAGATGAAACAATTGAAGATTTAGGCAACCAATACTTTCTCGAGTTGCGATCAAGATCGTTGTTTGAAAGGGTCCAAGAGTCTTCTAAAAGGATGGTAGAGGTATTCTTAATGCATGACCTTGTCAATGATTTGGCCCAAAGTACATCTTTGAAACTTTGTATCAATTTGGAAGATAACGAAGGATCTCATATGTTGGAGAAAAGTCGACACATGTCATATTCAATGGGATATGGTGACTTTGAGAAATTGAAATCCCTCTACAAATTGGGAGAGCTGAGAACATTGCTTCCAATTAGTTTTGAGCTGGATAGTTTGTTTCCTCTAAGCAAGAGGGTGCTGCATAACATTTTGCCAAGTCTAATATCCTTAAGGGCACTATCATTGTCTCGTTATCAAATCAAGGAGTTGCCAAATGCCTTGTTTATCAAATTAAAGCTCCTAAGATATTTGGACCTTTCTCGGACAGAAATAAAACAGTTACCAGATTCAATTTGTGTACTGTACAACTTAGAGACACTTCTCTTGTCACACTGTAGTTATCTTGAGGAGCTACCCCTGCAGATGGAAAAGTTGATCAACTTGCATTACCTTGACATTAGTAGCACTTATCGCTTAAAGATGCCGCTACATCCAAGCAAGTTGAAAAACCTCCATATGTTATTGGGAGCTAATTTTTTTCTAGGTGGCTGCAGTAGTCTGAGAACAAAAGATATGGGTGAACTACATAACTTGTATGGATCTCTAACAATTTTAGAGTTGCAAAATGTGGTTGATAGAAGGGAAGCTCTGAAGGCAAGCATGAGGGAAAAGGAACATGTTGAAAAGTTAACATTGTATTGGGGTGGAAGTATTGCTGATAATTCACAAAATGAAAGAGACATACTTGATGAGCTGCAACCAAATACAA is drawn from Nicotiana tabacum cultivar K326 chromosome 22, ASM71507v2, whole genome shotgun sequence and contains these coding sequences:
- the LOC107811086 gene encoding putative disease resistance RPP13-like protein 1 isoform X1 codes for the protein MDIGLTVGGAFLSSLLQVLFDRLAPQGELLKMFQRGKHDVLLLKKLRRTLRGLKIVLNDAENKQASNPNVSEWLDELRDAVDSAENLMEEINYEVLRVKVEGQYQNLADTSNQQGSDLNLCLSDKFFLYIKDKLVDTIETLEELQKQIGCLGLNDHLDSGKQETRKLSTSAVDEFDIFGRQNEINILVDRLLSDDANEKKLTVIPIVGMAGVGKTTLAKAVYNVEKIKDHFDLKAWICVSEPYDIFRIIKRLLQEIGSSNLLVDNNLNQLQIKLKEHLKEKKFLIVLDDVWNDNYNEWDDLRNSFSQGKNGSKIIVTTRKESVALMMGSGPINVGTLSTEVSWPLFKRHAFENRDPKEHPELEEVGKQIAKKCKGLPLALKTLAGLLRSKSEVEEWTRVLRSEIWELPDNSILPALMLSYNDLPMHLKQCFSYCAIFPKDYPFCKKQVIQLWIANGLVQQLQKDETIEDLGNQYFLELRSRSLFERVQESSKRMVEVFLMHDLVNDLAQSTSLKLCINLEDNEGSHMLEKSRHMSYSMGYGDFEKLKSLYKLGELRTLLPISFELDSLFPLSKRVLHNILPSLISLRALSLSRYQIKELPNALFIKLKLLRYLDLSRTEIKQLPDSICVLYNLETLLLSHCSYLEELPLQMEKLINLHYLDISSTYRLKMPLHPSKLKNLHMLLGANFFLGGCSSLRTKDMGELHNLYGSLTILELQNVVDRREALKASMREKEHVEKLTLYWGGSIADNSQNERDILDELQPNTNTKEILIIGYRGTKFPNWLANHLFVKLVELSLVCCKDCDSLPALGELPSLKFLAIMEMDRIAEVTEEFYGNSSSRKPFNSLERLEFADMLEWKQWHVLEIGEFPRLQYLSIESCPKLIGKFPENLCSLTRLTVSKCPELLLETPIQLSSLNEFEVVGSPKVGVLFDHTELFTSQLQGMKQIVELRLIDCHSLTSLPISSLSSTLKEIKISYCGKLKLEPSVSEILSSGWNMLLKSLILKGCDSMDDISPELVPRAGELRVDHCHHLTRLLIPTGTELLDISGCRNLEILSVACGVQMMSLRRLGIFKCQKLKSLPERMQELFPSLKELLLEDCPEIESFPEGGLPFHLEVLRIEYCQKLVNGQKKWCLQRFPCLTDLSIIHDGSDEEIHLELPCSIRRLTIYNLKTFSSQDIKSLTSLESLHTGKLPQIQSLLEEGLPSSLSELKLCYHHELHLLLTEGLGRLTSLQSLRIMSCNELRSLPESVLPSSLSKLSIYDCPNLQSIPESALPSSLSVLIIQICPNLQSLPVKGMPSSLSELSISFCPNLQSLPVIGMPSSISRLSIYKCPLLEPRLEFEKGDYWPKVAHISTVQVDGEHL
- the LOC107811086 gene encoding putative disease resistance RPP13-like protein 1 isoform X3, which codes for MDIGLTVGGAFLSSLLQVLFDRLAPQENKQASNPNVSEWLDELRDAVDSAENLMEEINYEVLRVKVEGQYQNLADTSNQQGSDLNLCLSDKFFLYIKDKLVDTIETLEELQKQIGCLGLNDHLDSGKQETRKLSTSAVDEFDIFGRQNEINILVDRLLSDDANEKKLTVIPIVGMAGVGKTTLAKAVYNVEKIKDHFDLKAWICVSEPYDIFRIIKRLLQEIGSSNLLVDNNLNQLQIKLKEHLKEKKFLIVLDDVWNDNYNEWDDLRNSFSQGKNGSKIIVTTRKESVALMMGSGPINVGTLSTEVSWPLFKRHAFENRDPKEHPELEEVGKQIAKKCKGLPLALKTLAGLLRSKSEVEEWTRVLRSEIWELPDNSILPALMLSYNDLPMHLKQCFSYCAIFPKDYPFCKKQVIQLWIANGLVQQLQKDETIEDLGNQYFLELRSRSLFERVQESSKRMVEVFLMHDLVNDLAQSTSLKLCINLEDNEGSHMLEKSRHMSYSMGYGDFEKLKSLYKLGELRTLLPISFELDSLFPLSKRVLHNILPSLISLRALSLSRYQIKELPNALFIKLKLLRYLDLSRTEIKQLPDSICVLYNLETLLLSHCSYLEELPLQMEKLINLHYLDISSTYRLKMPLHPSKLKNLHMLLGANFFLGGCSSLRTKDMGELHNLYGSLTILELQNVVDRREALKASMREKEHVEKLTLYWGGSIADNSQNERDILDELQPNTNTKEILIIGYRGTKFPNWLANHLFVKLVELSLVCCKDCDSLPALGELPSLKFLAIMEMDRIAEVTEEFYGNSSSRKPFNSLERLEFADMLEWKQWHVLEIGEFPRLQYLSIESCPKLIGKFPENLCSLTRLTVSKCPELLLETPIQLSSLNEFEVVGSPKVGVLFDHTELFTSQLQGMKQIVELRLIDCHSLTSLPISSLSSTLKEIKISYCGKLKLEPSVSEILSSGWNMLLKSLILKGCDSMDDISPELVPRAGELRVDHCHHLTRLLIPTGTELLDISGCRNLEILSVACGVQMMSLRRLGIFKCQKLKSLPERMQELFPSLKELLLEDCPEIESFPEGGLPFHLEVLRIEYCQKLVNGQKKWCLQRFPCLTDLSIIHDGSDEEIHLELPCSIRRLTIYNLKTFSSQDIKSLTSLESLHTGKLPQIQSLLEEGLPSSLSELKLCYHHELHLLLTEGLGRLTSLQSLRIMSCNELRSLPESVLPSSLSKLSIYDCPNLQSIPESALPSSLSVLIIQICPNLQSLPVKGMPSSLSELSISFCPNLQSLPVIGMPSSISRLSIYKCPLLEPRLEFEKGDYWPKVAHISTVQVDGEHL
- the LOC107811086 gene encoding putative disease resistance RPP13-like protein 1 isoform X2, with translation MDIGLTVGGAFLSSLLQVLFDRLAPQGELLKMFQRGKHDVLLLKKLRRTLRGLKIVLNDAENKQASNPNVSEWLDELRDAVDSAENLMEEINYEVLRVKVEGQYQNLADTSNQQGSDLNLCLSDKFFLYIKDKLVDTIETLEELQKQIGCLGLNDHLDSGKQETRKLSTSAVDEFDIFGVGKTTLAKAVYNVEKIKDHFDLKAWICVSEPYDIFRIIKRLLQEIGSSNLLVDNNLNQLQIKLKEHLKEKKFLIVLDDVWNDNYNEWDDLRNSFSQGKNGSKIIVTTRKESVALMMGSGPINVGTLSTEVSWPLFKRHAFENRDPKEHPELEEVGKQIAKKCKGLPLALKTLAGLLRSKSEVEEWTRVLRSEIWELPDNSILPALMLSYNDLPMHLKQCFSYCAIFPKDYPFCKKQVIQLWIANGLVQQLQKDETIEDLGNQYFLELRSRSLFERVQESSKRMVEVFLMHDLVNDLAQSTSLKLCINLEDNEGSHMLEKSRHMSYSMGYGDFEKLKSLYKLGELRTLLPISFELDSLFPLSKRVLHNILPSLISLRALSLSRYQIKELPNALFIKLKLLRYLDLSRTEIKQLPDSICVLYNLETLLLSHCSYLEELPLQMEKLINLHYLDISSTYRLKMPLHPSKLKNLHMLLGANFFLGGCSSLRTKDMGELHNLYGSLTILELQNVVDRREALKASMREKEHVEKLTLYWGGSIADNSQNERDILDELQPNTNTKEILIIGYRGTKFPNWLANHLFVKLVELSLVCCKDCDSLPALGELPSLKFLAIMEMDRIAEVTEEFYGNSSSRKPFNSLERLEFADMLEWKQWHVLEIGEFPRLQYLSIESCPKLIGKFPENLCSLTRLTVSKCPELLLETPIQLSSLNEFEVVGSPKVGVLFDHTELFTSQLQGMKQIVELRLIDCHSLTSLPISSLSSTLKEIKISYCGKLKLEPSVSEILSSGWNMLLKSLILKGCDSMDDISPELVPRAGELRVDHCHHLTRLLIPTGTELLDISGCRNLEILSVACGVQMMSLRRLGIFKCQKLKSLPERMQELFPSLKELLLEDCPEIESFPEGGLPFHLEVLRIEYCQKLVNGQKKWCLQRFPCLTDLSIIHDGSDEEIHLELPCSIRRLTIYNLKTFSSQDIKSLTSLESLHTGKLPQIQSLLEEGLPSSLSELKLCYHHELHLLLTEGLGRLTSLQSLRIMSCNELRSLPESVLPSSLSKLSIYDCPNLQSIPESALPSSLSVLIIQICPNLQSLPVKGMPSSLSELSISFCPNLQSLPVIGMPSSISRLSIYKCPLLEPRLEFEKGDYWPKVAHISTVQVDGEHL